The sequence GTTTCTGTTCGCCCAGGTGCTGAACACGCAATGGCTGAAGATGCGGGCGTTCTACCGAGCCGCGTTCTTCCTGCCCTGCGTGACCCCGATGGTGGTCATCGCCATCGTGTTCAGCCTGATCTTCAGCGCTGAAAGGGGCGTCCTGAACTACTGGCTGGGCTTTGCGGGGGTAAAGGCGGTCCCGTGGCTCACCAGCGAGGAGTGGTCGAAGGTTTCGGTGGCCATCCTCGTCGTGTGGCGATGGACCGGCTATAACATGATCCTCATGCTGGCCGGATTGCAGGGGATCCCAGGCGAGTACTACGAGGCGGCGATGGTGGATGGCGCCGGCGCGCTTCAGCGCATGCGCGCGATCACCATGCCGATGATGCGGCCCACCTTTCTGTTCTGCGGATTGCTCTCACTGCTGGGCACCATCTATATGTTCGACGAGATCTTCGTCCTCACCAGCGGCGGCCCGGGCACTTCGTCGACCAACTTCGGGATGTACCTCTTCAACATCTCGTTCGGCGATTTCCGGTTCGGATACGCGTCGTGCGTGGCATACACGGTGGCCGTGGCCGTCTTCCTGGTGACCTGGCTTGTGTCGAAGGCCAACCGGCGCGGACTCGATGAGGGCCACGCATGAGAACCACCCACACCGCGCGGACTGGGTTGGGCCGTGCCCTCACCTATCTGGCGCTCACGCTGCTCGCCGCGCTGTTCATTTTCCCCTTCTACTGGCTCGTCGTGTCCGCGTTCAAAACGCAGGCTCAGATCTTCAGCACGCCGCCGCAGTGGCTGCCCAATCCGGTCACAGCCTCGAATTTCGGCGACCTGTGGCGGGAGACGGACATTCCCCGCGCGTTCCTGAACTCCGTCATCATGTCCAGCGGAAACGTGCTGCTCGCGCTGTTCCTGTGCTCGCTGGCCGGCTTCGCGTTCGCTAAATACCCGCGGGCGCCCGGCAACGGCAAGCTGCTGGCGTTCGTGTTGGGAACGATGATGATCCCCGGCGCCGTCACCCTCATCCCGTCGTTCCTCGTGATGGTCAAACTGCACCTCATCAACACCTATTGGGCGATGATCATACCGGGCACGGCCGGCGCTTTCGGCATCTTCTGGATGCGGCAGTACATGGCCGCCAACGTCCCGGATGACCTGGTCGCCGCCGCCCGCATCGACGGCTGCAGCGAGTTCGGAATCTACTGGCGCGTCGCCGCGCCGATCGCCACGCCCGCCCTTGCGGCGCTCGGCATCATGCAGCTCATCGGCAGTTGGAACAACCTGATGTGGGCCTTCATCGTGCTGCGCACCCGCGACATGCTGACGCTGCCGGTCGTTATCTACCTCTTGCAGGGGGAGATTCGCACGCCGTACGGTATGCTGATGGCGGGAGGTTTGCTGACCACCCTGCCGCTGGTCCTGGCGTTCCTGTTCTTCCAACGGCATTTCATCGCAGGCATCACCGCAGGCGCGATCAAACAATAGGCGGAAATGATGAAATCTGAACGATGAACGATGAACGCCGAGCTTCAAAGCGGAGGGCCGGGGGAACCGGCGGCGATCCGGCGCCTGATAAGAATCAGAGGCTATGCACACCCTTTTGGCGATAAGTCTCCTGCTCCTGCCTCTCGCAACCTGTGCCGCCGCGCCCGGCCCGGCGGTTATCCGCCCCGGCGTGGTCTGGAAGGACCTCCATGGCGCCGCGATCCAGGCGCACGGCGGCGGAATCCTCGTGCACAACGGCACGTACTACTGGTACGGCGAGGACAAAACGCACGGATGGTTCAACAGTTCCGGCGTTTCAGGCTACTCATCGCGCGACCTGGTCACCTGGAAACGCCTCGGCCTCGTGCTCCCCAAGGCAGCGTTCCCGGCCCAGTTTCAGGACACCGGTGTGTGCGAGCGGCCCAAGGTCCTCTACAACCGCAAGACCCGCAAGTACGTCATGTGGATGCACCTGGATGCCGCCAACTACAGCGTTTCCGCGGCGGGGATCGCCGTGGCCGACCGGCCGGAGGGTCCGTTCACCTTTCAACGCTTCTTTCGCCCGCGCCCAGAAAGCACTTTCCGCGATATGAACCTGTTGCAGGACTCGGACGGCCGCGCCTATGTGTTTTATTCCGGCGAGGGCAATGCCACGATGCACGTAGTGCGTTTGAACGCGGAGTACACGGGTGTGGAAGAACCGATGGTGGAAGGGCGGACGTGGGCGCGCATTTTCGCCGGCGCGTCCCCTGAGGCTCCCGCGCCGTTCCAGTTCGGCAAGCGTTATTACATCATCACGTCCGCCTGCACGGGCTGGAAGCCCAACGCGGCGCAGTACGCATGGGCCGATAGTGTCCTCGGACCGTGGACGGTGAAGGACAACCCGTGTGACGGCGCGGACGCCGGCACCACGTTCCAATCGCAGAGCACTTTCGTTCTCCCGCTCCCGGGCGGCAGGCCAAACGAGTTCATCTATATGGGCGACCGCTGGAAGCCCGAGGACCTCGCGGACTCGCGCTACATCTGGCTGCCCTTCGCGATACAGG is a genomic window of Armatimonadota bacterium containing:
- a CDS encoding sugar ABC transporter permease, translating into MTNTPRAQWWAEVKRYRHFYLFVSPFFILFAVFGLYPLLFSLFLSFMKWDGLTAWHFVGASNFVAMADDEILWRSLWNTLVIGLLYIPPMMILAFLFAQVLNTQWLKMRAFYRAAFFLPCVTPMVVIAIVFSLIFSAERGVLNYWLGFAGVKAVPWLTSEEWSKVSVAILVVWRWTGYNMILMLAGLQGIPGEYYEAAMVDGAGALQRMRAITMPMMRPTFLFCGLLSLLGTIYMFDEIFVLTSGGPGTSSTNFGMYLFNISFGDFRFGYASCVAYTVAVAVFLVTWLVSKANRRGLDEGHA
- a CDS encoding glycoside hydrolase family 43 protein — protein: MHTLLAISLLLLPLATCAAAPGPAVIRPGVVWKDLHGAAIQAHGGGILVHNGTYYWYGEDKTHGWFNSSGVSGYSSRDLVTWKRLGLVLPKAAFPAQFQDTGVCERPKVLYNRKTRKYVMWMHLDAANYSVSAAGIAVADRPEGPFTFQRFFRPRPESTFRDMNLLQDSDGRAYVFYSGEGNATMHVVRLNAEYTGVEEPMVEGRTWARIFAGASPEAPAPFQFGKRYYIITSACTGWKPNAAQYAWADSVLGPWTVKDNPCDGADAGTTFQSQSTFVLPLPGGRPNEFIYMGDRWKPEDLADSRYIWLPFAIQEDGSFRLKWQDEWALPKR
- a CDS encoding carbohydrate ABC transporter permease — translated: MRTTHTARTGLGRALTYLALTLLAALFIFPFYWLVVSAFKTQAQIFSTPPQWLPNPVTASNFGDLWRETDIPRAFLNSVIMSSGNVLLALFLCSLAGFAFAKYPRAPGNGKLLAFVLGTMMIPGAVTLIPSFLVMVKLHLINTYWAMIIPGTAGAFGIFWMRQYMAANVPDDLVAAARIDGCSEFGIYWRVAAPIATPALAALGIMQLIGSWNNLMWAFIVLRTRDMLTLPVVIYLLQGEIRTPYGMLMAGGLLTTLPLVLAFLFFQRHFIAGITAGAIKQ